The Taeniopygia guttata chromosome 1A, bTaeGut7.mat, whole genome shotgun sequence DNA window GGAAGCTTCTACTGCTGGCTGCCATCCTTAGCCTGCCCCTTAAAGAACCCAAATTTTTGAGGATGTGAGCAAGATGCAATGTCTGGAGTAGCACAGGAATGCAGAAGCCTAAAGGAATGAAAGGAGTTTTGAAAACTGCTAGAAGCCCAAGTCTTTGGAATTTGAAGTTTAGGGCCTAGGAGAGGGGTATTTGGCAGTGGGTGCCCATTTGAAATGAATCATTCCTAATTTTAAACCAGGGTCACTTGGCTGAAATTTAGCTACTTTATGTGCCAGCTGCAGAAAATTCTGCTGCCTGCCATGACATCTATATTGTATGGGTAGTAATTATTTAAGCTAGTTTGCAGCAATTAGGATGTGCTTGAAAGTACAGTTATAAAACTGTGTAAGCGTTCTAAAGCTTGCTTCCAGCTTTGCAAAGATGCAGCACGTCGTCCCTCAGAATCAGGAACAAAAAGGAATATTTGAGGCTATTTCAGGCGGGTCTACAGGAACCTGCTTTGTTCCACTGACTGGAGCATAGATTAGAGAAATAAACTTGGGAAAATCCAGTTGCTGTGGAGGTGAGGCAGAAGGGAGAGTGGGGTTGTACAGCCAGAAGTGATGGTCACACTATGCTGGCCTGCTCAGGGGAACCTGAACTGGTTTGGGCTCCTTActtaaatttgatttaaaaaatattgtgaCTGGGTTCTCACAGTTTCTTACAGGTGCTCTGAACTTCATGGTTTGTCTTGGCCATTGCAAAGGTGAGGAGAAGAGATGAAGGGGCTGTCCTTGGGGCTGTAGCATCCTTCTGCCTTCAGTGTTTTTCTGCTCAAAACAATACCAGCAAGGAACAAGGTTATTAAGTTTACATGTAGTTTAATGCATTTAGCTGAATGCATCTACTGTTCTTCACAAATTGTTAAAAAGAGCTTGTCTTACACATTTCCAGAGTACAATGGCCAGAAGACAAATATCTGGTGGCTGTAGTGGGACACACAGCACAAAACCACTGTGCCTAGTGGTAAATATGAAAGATTCAGGCCACAATCATCCCTGTCACTGTTAGGAACACCTTTCTGGGAAATGTGTTAGTGTCTGGTTGGATTTCTTCCCCTGAACATCAGGAATTTTGAGTTCCTGCTTTCTTCTGGTAACAGTTACAATGCTGTTGTCATCTAACATATAAAACTGGAACATGGCACTTACCACTTTTCAATCAAGACACTTTATTTTAGTTTGCTATAAAACTCAGCCAGGCATACATCCCTTTGTGGCTTGCCTAGTAaagttgcatttattttgtCAGCTTGTAAATACCAAAGTTAGGGCAGAAGTAGTtcatctaaaaataaaacaaggcCATAACTTcatataaaaaattattgtggaagaaaaatgttttggctGAAAACTTCTTATTCAGGCTTTTTCTTGTTGCGATTGTCCTTCCAGATCCGATAATTGAGCGCAGAAGCCAAGCTTAGCCAAGCTAAATAAGGAACCATCAAATAAGCTGCTGTTTTGTTGATGTTGTACCAGGAAGCAGTGGTAGCTGTTGCTGTACCAGTTGTAAGCAGGAGAGTCACCAACCCCTGAAACACAGAAGGTGATTAGTGTTGTTTTACTTGTTGCATTTGCTGTGTGTCACTTTCCACCCAACTCTGGCACCTGTTCTATCCCTCTGGGAGTTAAATCCTTctcagaaaaccagaaaaagataGATTTCTACTGAGTTACAAACCACTTTGAGTCATAAAACAATACAAGAAAGGGCATTACAactgggagcagagagggagaatGAAGTCTCTCTGACCCATATCCCCTTTAGTGGGCCGTGAGACACTTCCCAGAGTAAGTTGGAGAAAGCAAACCTGTCTGGTTTGTTCATGTCACCTGAAGAGATGAGGTGTGAATGAATTGCTAATGGATTGCAGTCTTTGCCTGTTACAGCATTGCATGTACAGCTAGAGAACCcggcaaatattttattttttttattaccaattcttttttttttttgagaataaTTGAGCTGTTTCTCTTCAGAGAGCTGCAGAAAATTAGTCTTTTCTAAAAGGGCTGTTGATCACTGAATAATGTTGTAATAAGCTACTTATCACTGCTGTGTGCCAGAGAGACCTAGGAATTGCAATAAGGcataaattttgttttctggtcATCCAGAGCTCTTGCCAAAGGCTGACAGAAAGCTGCTTAAAATCTTACCAATTTAAGGATGGTCTGAATCTGTAAATTCTCTCAGGTGGTTGCTGGCATGCATTAAAGAGAATTTTAGAAAAGTTCTGCAAGCCACATTTTGTATTCAGGCCCATTTTCAGGGAGAAAAGATGACAAAAACCTTGCATGCTAATACCTTAGTGTTCCACTTACCCATCCCATTTTGTGAGCTCCAAAAAATATTGGAGTCCATGCCCAGTTTAATGCCAGGTTCCCTGCGTACAGACCCAGAGGAATCACTGACTTTTCATTGAAGCCCCCCAGTTCCTTCCACACCAGGTAGGAGCCATATCTGCAGAGAGCAAAGGGGAAGTGTCATTCACTACACTGTTTAAAGCTACCACACATTCTTGATCTGTGAAATACGTTCAGTACCAGGGTCTAGATTAATTTGGAAGATTGAGATATCCAGGCCCTACTTGGCAAAGTAACTTACAGCAAAGGTTTGATCAGCTGGATAACAacatggagagagaaaaattccAATCATGCCAGAATTCTTACTTTTAAGTGTATAGAAGTAGATAACCTACTGCatttctctcttaaaaaaaagaatgccATGTTGAAATGGAAACAAGTCTAAGATGGAAATAGTGAAGAAACTTTGTTTAGGTATTGGGACGTGGTGCTTTAAAGATTTATTAGAAATTAATCAAACCCCAGTTTGTAAGTGGCTGAAATGAATGGCATTGAGTAGGGTCCCAAAGCACAGTTGAGTATGGGGAGCAGGAAGAACCCTTTCATCACTTTCATAACTTTCACAGGGACTGAACAATTTTGTCAGTTTTGATTGCAGAGaataatgaaaacagaataaagCTGGGGCAGGGTAAACATTAGAAGCTTCCATTTCCTAAGTGATTTCCAAAGCACAGCATGGACTTCAACTTGTTCATATACCTGACTTCAACTTCAGACCAATACTGTGATGTACAAATCTAAGAAGCTAAGTGTCAAGAAACACAGGTAAGCTTATTCAATCTTGCTGTTAGTTATTTGTTGCTTTCCTTATATTTGAGATTCTGGAGGAATGAAATATGTTGTTCATTCAAGGAAAGTGTGTGCATGATGGATTAGAGAAGCTGGTACTAAGTATGAGCTTTTCACTGGGCTGGATGTATAATACATAACCAAGACCATCCACCTTAGGATAAACAGATTCTGCTATTACCAAAATAAGTGATAAGCTGTCACAATCTGGACTTTTTTAAGGTATTTAACCTGCTACCCGGATTCATGGTGAGGAATCCAGACAAAGGATTACAGATTGTGCAATCAACTTGAAGGAAGTTGGGAAAGCCACCCAGCTCTTTATCCTTGATAAAAGGTATGTTTTTATTCATAGGTCAGTTATGATCTTATTCAAATGTTAACTCTTCAACTACACAAGTATTCCACTTAAATCAGTTAAAAAGTACAGTCTATGTGAGGGGACAGAAAAGATAAGACTGGTGAGGAGAGACAGGACACGAGGctataaaaattataaagcttttctggaaagaaaatgaaaccaaaatgAGAGAACATGGGAGTGATAGTCTAGCATTCAGTTTCATCCATTGCATTATTGAGCTGTTAGAACAGTTCTATCCTAATTTCCCCCACCTCTTTCTGCTTAAATTTTCTTAAAACTCCTGAAGGACATACTTAGAAGAAATCCCAGTGCTGCCTTGTTCTGTTGTCTGCAGCTTGGCAGTTCTTCCCCTCAGAATGAATGAGGAAAGCAAATTAATGGCAGCTTTTCAAGTTCCTGCTTTTGATGCGGATAATTCTGCATACAAAATGTCCTATCCAACCCACACACAACTCCCAGAACATGTTTTTACCTGTTAAAGAGGCAGGTTGACACAATTTCTTACAGGAGTACAGACATGTCCTCTGGTCCAGCATTATACCAAATGCAACTTTGAGATCAAGCCAGTGCCTTAATATAATGTGAAAAACATACCCCATAGATGTATAGAGAGTTCCCCAAACAGGAGCAAACACCCAGTTAGGTGGACACCAGGATGGCTTCTGTAGAGTTTGATACCATGTTGGGATTTCCCTTTTGGTTATATTGCTTCCTAAAAATCCTCCTGCATGTGGCAGGAGTGTGAAACCTACTGCTGGGGCCCAGGCTGGTACCACTTCCATTGATACAGTGaacctgaaacaaaaccaaacactgaTTGGCAGAgaacttttaaaatgaaactgcaAAAGTTTCCATTTctaacagattttaaaaataggcATGTAAGATCTGATGCACAGCCTAGTGTTGTCACTGAGAGAGACTGCAGCTGAAATTAATGGATCTTGTACCAATACACCTGTAAAGGAATATGTCCCTGGTGAGTGGGGAGCTGGTGGGAAGTGGGGCCTTTTCTCTCAGCTGAGTGCATGAAGATTACTGAATTTTACCTACAGAAATATCCTCACCCATAAGTATGGCAGAGGAATAAAGCAGTTTGACGTTATATGAACTGcacttggaaaataaataaatgcagtaaGAAGTGTGTATTTCTGTATTCACCAAAAAGCCCGTTCCCTCAATGAAATGGCAGAGCCAAGGAAGAAAAGAGCATGTGCTTTCCTGTGCTCAAGCAAAATAATGTGAGATGTTGTCTGCAGGATGCTCAGTAGGAGCCAGAGGGATGTGAATCAGTAGCAGACACTTGAGAAGCTGCCTTGGAACACAAACACCAGGGAGGATAATGGGAGGGTAAGAAGTTAACTGATGTTTTGCTAAACAAGGAAGGTGATCTGGATGCTACATGGGGAGTACACCTTTGGCTCCTTCAGGAAGCATTCAATCAGTTGCAGCAATTGTAGCTGCCAAGTCCATTAAATTTGCCTACAGAAGTAGGGCTAAGTAATAACTTGCTCTGCTAGGCCGTGCTGCTTTAGTTTGGGTACAGGCAGCAGGAAAACCAGCAagcaaggaaggaggaaaaagctTCATCGCAGATTTTCTGGCCAAAGGCCAAATGctgcagaagagctgtgctTAGTTTACTGAAATGTAAACATTAGAgctacagtaaaaaaaaaagggcagaacTCAAAAGGATGTTTTTTCAAATATACAGTAGGCAAGTACACCCAATTCCTGTTCATGTGTTATGCAGGAGAGAGATTATGAGAGATTGCAGCAGTGGGGAAAGAGCAACTGCAGAAGGcccaggagagaaaataaagttttagaTCAATGAGCATTTCAGATGCTCGTCAGAGAAAAGTGCCATATTGATATTGTCTTGGCTCTTGTGTTTCCCTGGATTTCAAAGCTTCTATTGCTTTAGTCATGACTGCTGGGATGAGGAGGCAGGGAGTGGGGAAGAGGAAATCCTACTTGTGACAGATGTGCTTAAACCAATAGGAAATGGCACAGATGAGGTTGCATTGTCACAGCTCTGACCCAGATCAGGGTAAGCTTGGGCAGCAAGAAAGTTCTTGCATTGTGGTTTTTGTCCCTgcactcagggctctgcccacaCAGATTTAATGAGAGATTTCAGTAGCTGGGACCACAATGCAATTTGCATGGGATCAAGAGGAATCCTGGTGATAGAAGCAGAGCAGAGTTTTGAAGGCAAACTGAGCATGGAGGGACTGGTAAAGCACACAGGATGAGAAATGTTGAGAGGTTAAACAAGAAAGGGCAGGTAGGCCTGGGCTGTGGGCTTGGGGGAGTTGGCAGAATAGAAATATACACAAAAAAGACAGCAGGCAAAGCCATCAGAGATACAAGTAAAGgtcaaaacccaaacaaaatagGTGAAAGAGCCAAGCAGGGAAGAATTCAGACCTGAGGCTTcggaggaggagaaaggggaGGACAATGTGGTATTCTGCTGTGATGGGATCAATTAGGTCTTGGATGGAGGATGGacaagggagggaggaaaaatctGCAGGGCTTAGTGCTGCTGTACTTCTGCCTAGTGGATTCTGCTTATGAGGAAGCATCTTAAGTGGAGCAGAGGAGTGCCCCTGTTCTGCACTTAGGTCTGTGCTGTTATTTCCCAAGGAAGCAGGCTCTCAGCTGCTGTGTGCACCACTTGTCATCCCCACTGACAGCATGAAAGGCTCTGCTTTTACTGGGATGTGAAGCAAGTGCCATGTGCAGGAGCAACAAGGTGTGATGGGAACAAGAGCTCTGAGCACAGTGATTCTCTTTGGCTGCCTTCAGATGAGTAATTCCCAAAGCTTAagttaaaaactgaaaattaataatatttaatttttaacccTTTTGCTTTGCCTACAGGGAGGCCAGGCTTACCTCTCTATACACGCTGTGATATGTGTAAATCCAGCACGTCTGCCAAATACTATTTTTTCAAAAGTGATAAGCAAGAACCCAAAGGGCTTTATGCTTTATTTGGATGTTAACAATATAGAGGGTGGTCTCCTCACAGCATTCAGCAACAGAGTTTGTCAgtttgtcaacttcttcccaCAGAACAAAGTCTGAAAGTGTTCTGCAAGCTGAAAGTGCTAAATACTATAAAATTGAAACCATACTGCTCTGTGGCAGTCATAAGTGAATAAATGACATATCCGTGCATATTagaggaagaaaactgaagtaaTTCTTACGAAAAAGAAAGCCAGGCAGGGAAATAGAAACAGGAAAGGcacaaagcaaagaaacaagAGAAGTGAAGCCACCCGTGCACAGCAAAGgggaagaaatagaaattaagaGATTGAACATACTGTTTGGAATTGAATATTGGTACCCCAGTCTTTTAACTACTATTGCTATTAATTAATTATGTGCTGTATTTTCCAGTCGTATCCCTCAGGATTTCCCAAGCATGGCAAAATACTCTATCTtgcaaggagaaggagggacaAAACCATGCAGCAAGATGTGCTGGCAGCAAGACCACAGCTGTCCATCAGCAGTGGGAGTTCCTGTGTTCTCAttccaaagaaattaaatactggTATCAACTTTCCATAAAAAAGCACAGGTAACTCAGAAAACAGCATGGAAGAAGCCACGTCTGACTTAGTCTGGTTGCCTGATGTAGGTCTTTAGCATGAGAATGAGTAAAAGGCAAGATGCTCTGGAGAGTCTGTGCATTGGCCAGTGCTGCAGTCTTTGTTTACCTGTGCAGTACAAGAGCTGTGCAATGTTTACAGAACAGCCTGTACATTTTCTAAAAGGAATGTGAGCACAGAGGTTCATCAGCCTTGCCTTCCTTTCCGTGTACAGCATCGGTGAGAACTTACACACCACAGACTTGCTAGCACAGCCccactggctgcagcagcattaCTCAACCTAGAAATAATAACTACTTTCCCAATCGTATCTCAGCTCCAGGGTGAGTTGCACAATATCCTTGCACCCTCATTTTCATACTGAGGAATGCTGGATGTCTGGAATGATATCTGCAGTGTACCCAGCAGGCATCTGCCTCTAAGAACAACCAAggttggaaatattttcttctcacaCACACTTGTTTGCTTCTTTTCCACTTCTTATCTCTGCCCTGCAACATATTCTTCATCCTTTTCTGTTTAGCCCTAGTGTGACTTCAGGTAGTTTCAGCAGTGCAGTGAGGGCTGCACTAGGCCACTTTGATTTACATTCATGTTAGAATAATTATTCTAGGTATTCAAAGCATCTGACCTACCCAAAGATGGTTCCAGCTACATAaagtaaaaggagaaataaagaggggggaaaagctGCAGTAGTTAAACTTACTGCCTAATGGgcttctctctgctgtttttcTATGGTGGTAtaacataaagaaaaaactaaCAGAAGCTTTCTGTGTCGTCTTTCCGGAAAAAACACTGTGCACCCAAAGAAAGGGATAGGCTGCTCTGTAGGTGGGATTAGATATATCATGACAGAGCAGCTGGGTTGCTTTAGCCTGGTGAAAAATGAACTAAAACACTTCTTTGCCTTGAGGAGGTGTCTGAAAGACAGGTGCCTTTCCCTCCTTGGGGCACTCTGTCagcaggagggagaaggaaggtAGGAAAGGAGAACTGCTTTCATCCCATTTTCTGATACCCCTGTGCTGATAAAACTTCTGATTAGTTCCATTCTTGTGCAGCTTGGGGCTGGCTATGCAATCACACGGGGCTTAAAAATCGCAttgaaaacacaaacaaaatctCCCAGCAAAAGTCaccctggcagccctggggttCCCAGTGTTTGGAGATGGGCTGCCAAGGCTGGGCATACCATGGAAGGGGTTTCCCAAGACAGATACTCTCCCTCTCATCCTCTACCATACAATTTTTAAGGGCAAATAAGGCTCTGCCCAGGTCTGAAAGGCAGCATGCAaattttccccaggaaaaagGCTTCTTCCCAAGATAGCTGTCTGAAAAATTAAAGACAACATACTTAATTTATATTGAGTAACTATTTATGTGTGTTGTGGTTTTAATTCCTGGGAAGCTGCAACACTAAAATCAAATTTATATCGCAATCTatgacaaagaaaaaagcaggTTATCTAATCTCAAGTAATAGAGACACTTCaaacaataaataatataaatagaATATAAATATCTAATAAGTGCATATGTTtacaatatatatttatatatttttaaaataatgtatttattgaAGACTATAATGCCAGATGTAcagatggaaagaaaaacaatctcACTCCCTAGGTTACACTTCTTTCAATGTGGCAGAGCAAAAGTTGTGCAAATAAATCTATGATTTAAGCACATACAGGGAACTGAAATGCATACTGGAGCAAGATTTTTGCTGGGAGAATTTGCCATTTCCTCTCAATCTCTTCTCATTGACATTTATGTTACAGGTAGAGGCAGCCATGGACTGGGATATGGTCACATATCTCCTATGTTACTGCCCATATATTTCATATAACTTGAGCACTTCTAGGTATTTTATCTGGAGGTTGACACAAATATAACATAGAGAATAGAAAAGTGAGAatagaaaagtgagaaaaataaaaagtcaacCTAACTTCTTGCTATTATGacacattttccttctcccaaGCTGTACTTACAGCCTCTTTTACTGAGCTGCTCTGACTCAATGCTTGATACTGTTTCACAACCTTACTTCATGCAAAGTCGTTACACAACCGTAACTCCGGCACGGcaactttctctttttaaaaaataatcttaagCGTTGAATGCTCCAGTTATATCACAGTGCATTTCAGGCTTATTTATAAGTATCACTCAAAAACTCGGCATTGAAAACCAAAGCCCTTTCTTTCACCCTTAAAGAAATGTTCCTCGGCGACACTGAAGGAAGTTAAAGGAAGATACCTTTAGTTAAATAGCAGCGTGGAAACTTCTCCGAGCGCGGAGAGCGGCTGTGCCCCGTGTGCGCGGCAGAGCCGCCGGTCCCGCGGGACCAGAGGAGCCGGTTCTGCCTTTCTGCCGTGCGCGCACAGCTGCCAGCCACTGCAAAGCTCGTGTGCCGGATCAAAATGTTTCCTAGCTTGGCgctttgctttgtttattttgaaCCACTTTCCATGCTAAAAGCCGCGAGTGTTTGCCCCAGTGCTGTCCGCCCTTGAGCAGCGCGCTCCGGGAGCCGCGCGGGGGCTGGGGCGGCCCCTCCGCCGAGGCCCCTCGGGCTGCCCGTCCCGTCCCACCCGAGCCGTgccgcgggcagcgccgggtTACCTCCTCCCGCcgcgccgctgctgccgctggtCGTGCCCGCTCTGCCCGGCCGGCCAAGCGCCGCCCCCGGTCCCAGAGCCGGGGCGGGCTCTCGGCGCTGGGCGGGCGGAGGCGCCTAGCGCGGGCCGGGCCCAGGGCGGTGCGCGGCGCTGAGGGCGGCGAGCGGCGGGGCGGTCCGACCGATCTCCCTTCGCTcactccctcccttcctccctccctcccttccttcccgTTCCCTCTGCCGGCGCCCAGCCCGGCGGTAGCTGCCGGCGGGGGCCGCCCCGTTCCCGTGGCAACGCCCGTTCCCGGGCGGCGGCCATGGGCGGCTGGGCCGCGGCGCCATGGCGGCTTGGTGGCTGCAGCGGGCGCGGCGGCCTCCGCGGCGCTGCGCGGCGGTGGGGCAGCTCCCGCCCCGGCGCTGGGGACCGGGCGGCGAGCCTGAGCGACCTCCTGCAGAGCTCGGTGGAGGCCGAGGAgccgggcgcggcggcggcggcgaggcGGGAGCGGCGGTGCCCCCGGGAGGGCACGGTGCTGCTCttccccgggcagggcagccaGTTCGTGGGGATGTGCCGCGGGCTGCAGCAGTACCCCGGCGTGCGGGACATGTACCGCCTGGCCGAGAAGGTGCTGGGCTACGACCTGCTCTCCCTCTGCCTGGAGGGGCCGCGGGACGCGCTGGACcgcacccagcactgccagcccgCCGTGTTCGTCGCCTCCCTGGCCGCCGTGGAGAAGCTCAACCACCGGCAGCCTGAAGTGagcgggcgcggggcgcgggggtCGGGCGGCGGCCGGGCGCGCCCCGCGGCGCGGCTGAGGCGCCGCTCGCTCTGTGTCCCGCAGGTCGTGGAGCGCTGCGTGGCGGCCGCCGGCTACAGCGTGGGGGAGTTCGCGGCGCTGGTCTTCGCTGGAGCGCTGGGCTTTGCCGAAGGTGCCTGCGGGACGTGCGGAGCTCCCCGCTAGGATCTCCCAGCCGCGGCCCGTGCTGTTTCCAAAGCTTGTTGTCACTGTGTCCCtcctgcttttttgtttttaattagaGGACGAATTTTACTTTCTACTTCGAGTGTTGGCTTTAACGCGTGTAACACGGCATTAAAAGCATTGACGTTTCACGAGTGAACAGCTGCCCTTTGTTGCGCGCAGGTGGCCGCGCTCACATTCACGCAGCATCTCTGTTTCTCTCCGTAGCGCTGTACGCGGTGAAAGTGCGCGCCGAAGCCATGCAAAAGGCGTCGGAAGCTGTCCCCAGTGGAATGCTCTCGGTTGTCGGCCGGCGAGAGGCAAATTACAAATTTGCCTGCCTGGAAGCCCGTAAACATTGTGAATCGCTGGGTATAGAGAACCCCGTGTGCACAGTTTCAAACTATTTGTTTCCAGACAGCAGAGTCATTGCAGGACACTTACAGGTATTGCTTCAGAATGAATTCTGAATCTTTAAATTGCTTCAGTTGAACTGAgcatttcactttttaaaaacttttactTTGCGCTTCTGTGTGGGTGTTATGTACGGCTTCAGTTTGTccagacaaaaatatttgatctgtgggggtttttttctggcatGTGTTCAGTTGTTGGGTAGGGAAAGGATTCCCTTTATCAATAAGTCTGGTAAGGTGATTCTTGTGGGGTGACTGAGAAAACCTTTCTTGTGCAAGACtcacttctctctctcttttatagGCTTTGGAGTTTTTGCAGGAGAATGCCcgaaaatattattttaaacgTACAAAACTGCTTCCAGTCAGTGGGGCTTTTCATACCAGACTTATGGAACCAGCAGTAGAGCCCCTGGCTGAAGTGCTAAAATCGATTGAAATTCAGAAACCGCTGCTCTGTGTGTATTCCAATGTGGATGGCAAAAAGTACATGCACTCAAAGCACATTCAGAAGCTGTTAGTGAAGCAGGTGGTGtcacctgtgctgtgggagcagaCCATGCACTCAGTGTACGAAAGAAAGCAAGGAACAGAATTTCCTTACACATATGAAGTGGGGCCCGGGAATCAACTAGGAGCCATTCTCAAACAATGTAATTTAAAGGCCTGGAAACAATATAAGCATGTAGATGCTCTGGAAGATGAGGAACCAGCAGAGACTTAAATAACCTTTTGAGAAAAATCCACACAACTcggtttttttctgctttaaaactttGTGCTCCCAAAAGAGGAAGTCTTAAACATTCGTGGCTTCTCATGATGTAAAGAGCACTATGTGCATAATTGCAATGAACATTTTCCTTGAGTTCCTCAGGTGTGCAGAGGGGAGAGCAAAGTTTGGCACTTCCATCTGTGTCGGGACTGCAGAGCTGTTAACAAACAGGCCAAGTAGCACTGTTTGGCCTCAATCCTGCAAGCAACTTTGCCTCTTGGTGTTTTTTcgtttggttgtttttgggggagttttttgGATGTGGATTCAGCTTCCAGTTGGTAGCCTTGGCTGTCTGATGCAGGGATCTTCGGCAGCAATACAGGGGTTGTTGGCTTCAAGTtgtggagggctctgctgtgtgctggaggCTGCATTTAGAAGAGCCATTTGTTGGGAAGGCTTTCAGTGTGTTGATGCTCCTGTCTTCTTACTCAGCTGGCTTTCGTGGTGTTCATCTATGTAAAGTTCTCTTACTTTGTGTCCACATTGCCAGGTAGCAGCTGAGTGAGGCAGATGATGCTACtagaaacattattttcttaagGTCAAACTATAAATAAACTATTAAGCTTTTTCTTGCTATTTTAATGCTTTGGGGTGCATCATTATTGGCTCTGTCCACATGTGGATGGAAGTAACTTTCCCTCCAGTTGTCCAATGCCAATTTGGTTGTGCTAAGTTACACAAGAAAtgttcactggaaaaaaaaagctaaacaaataTAATATCTACATTGCCTTACAGCAAGAAATGAGCTGGAGACCAGCAGTTGTCCCAAACCCTCCTGAAATGAGCTTCCCATTTCCcagtttgtatttttattttggtattttaatGCTATATTTAAcagatatatataaaaaaaaaataggatatATTACTTAAATCAAATGACTGACAGCATCTTGAATAATGTATTATGAAATGCAGGAGAACTTCCAATTACAGTACCAATCATTCTGTAATTTCACATTTATGACAGGGAGAGTGAATTTAAAACACTGGCCCTTATTATCATTGCTAAGTGGGCTGTATTATTAAACAGTTCTTTTGTGGACTgcagctggcagctgtgcctgccctcACAGTCCAAATTCCACTTTTAGCATGTGTAAACATTAACAATTAGTAAAATACTGCAGTGTTTTTCAGCTTCACTATTTGACTGCTAGAGGCTGATGATTAAGTGTTGGAAAaactataaagaaaattatttcagtgaaggTTCCTATGTTACAGGTAAGGTGTTAATTATGCAGAAAAGCATACCAAAGT harbors:
- the TSPO gene encoding translocator protein; translation: MEVVPAWAPAVGFTLLPHAGGFLGSNITKREIPTWYQTLQKPSWCPPNWVFAPVWGTLYTSMGYGSYLVWKELGGFNEKSVIPLGLYAGNLALNWAWTPIFFGAHKMGWGLVTLLLTTGTATATTASWYNINKTAAYLMVPYLAWLSLASALNYRIWKDNRNKKKPE
- the MCAT gene encoding malonyl-CoA-acyl carrier protein transacylase, mitochondrial, which encodes MGGWAAAPWRLGGCSGRGGLRGAARRWGSSRPGAGDRAASLSDLLQSSVEAEEPGAAAAARRERRCPREGTVLLFPGQGSQFVGMCRGLQQYPGVRDMYRLAEKVLGYDLLSLCLEGPRDALDRTQHCQPAVFVASLAAVEKLNHRQPEVVERCVAAAGYSVGEFAALVFAGALGFAEALYAVKVRAEAMQKASEAVPSGMLSVVGRREANYKFACLEARKHCESLGIENPVCTVSNYLFPDSRVIAGHLQALEFLQENARKYYFKRTKLLPVSGAFHTRLMEPAVEPLAEVLKSIEIQKPLLCVYSNVDGKKYMHSKHIQKLLVKQVVSPVLWEQTMHSVYERKQGTEFPYTYEVGPGNQLGAILKQCNLKAWKQYKHVDALEDEEPAET